One genomic window of Campylobacter curvus includes the following:
- the speA gene encoding biosynthetic arginine decarboxylase — MNDFGLSIWGNSNFIIENGKVCINSASKPAIIDIVKEIRDDGYRGPLLLRFPHLIQKQIEQIHASFAKAKKEFAYEGKFNAVFPLKVNQYPGFVKNLTSLGKPYNYGLEAGSKAELLLTMAYNNDGAPITVNGFKDKELINIGFIAAEMGHNITLTIEGLNELEAIIATAKERFKPKPKIGLRIRLHSTGAGIWAKSGGIHSKFGLTSTELIEAVNMLKKANLLDHFTMIHFHLGSQISEIHPLKKALIEAGNIYAELRKMGATNLKAINLGGGLAIEYSQFKEASSRNYTLNEYANDVVYMLKTITEQKKEIQPDIFIESGRFISASHALLVAPVLELFSQEYTEEKLNLKKNNPNLITELIDLYNSIKPSNALEYLHDAIHHTESVLTLFDLGYVDLQDRSNAEVLLRLIGKKAVVMLGNKSNSSDLEKIQKEVQERYLVNFSIFQSLPDFWGLKQNFPIMPLDRLDERPTLPASIWDITCDSDGEISYNDETNPLLLHDVDVEKEDYFLGFFLVGAYQEVLGMKHNLFTHPTEATIELTPQGYEIKDLLESQSILDIMEDMDYDVYEIQDTLNERLEKSELINDTQKKQVLGELYLFLNDNSYLKTIN; from the coding sequence GTGAATGATTTTGGACTTAGTATCTGGGGAAATTCAAATTTCATAATAGAAAACGGCAAGGTCTGCATAAATTCAGCCAGTAAACCGGCGATCATCGACATCGTAAAAGAGATAAGAGACGACGGATATCGAGGACCGCTACTGCTGCGCTTCCCGCACCTCATACAAAAGCAGATCGAGCAGATACACGCGAGCTTTGCAAAGGCGAAAAAAGAGTTTGCCTACGAGGGCAAATTTAACGCTGTTTTTCCGCTTAAGGTCAATCAATACCCTGGCTTCGTAAAAAACCTCACAAGCCTTGGCAAGCCCTACAACTACGGGCTCGAGGCGGGCAGCAAGGCCGAGCTGCTACTCACGATGGCCTACAACAACGACGGTGCGCCCATAACCGTAAACGGCTTTAAAGACAAAGAGCTCATAAACATAGGCTTCATCGCAGCCGAGATGGGGCATAACATAACGCTCACGATCGAGGGGCTAAACGAGCTTGAGGCGATCATCGCCACAGCAAAGGAGCGCTTCAAGCCAAAGCCAAAAATAGGCCTACGCATCAGACTACACTCCACGGGTGCCGGCATCTGGGCGAAAAGCGGCGGCATACACTCGAAATTTGGCCTAACATCGACCGAGCTCATCGAAGCTGTGAATATGCTAAAAAAGGCGAATTTACTCGATCATTTCACAATGATACACTTTCACCTCGGCTCTCAGATCAGCGAGATCCACCCGCTCAAAAAGGCACTCATAGAAGCGGGAAACATCTATGCCGAGCTAAGGAAAATGGGCGCTACGAATCTAAAAGCCATAAATTTAGGCGGCGGTCTGGCGATAGAGTATTCGCAGTTTAAAGAGGCCAGTAGTCGCAACTACACGCTAAACGAATACGCAAACGACGTCGTTTATATGCTAAAAACGATAACCGAGCAAAAAAAGGAGATCCAGCCCGATATATTCATCGAGTCCGGCCGCTTCATCTCGGCCTCTCATGCGCTTTTGGTAGCCCCTGTTTTAGAGCTCTTTTCACAAGAATATACCGAGGAAAAGCTGAATTTAAAGAAAAATAACCCGAATTTGATAACCGAGCTGATCGATCTTTACAACTCCATAAAGCCCTCAAACGCCCTAGAATACCTGCACGACGCGATCCACCACACAGAAAGCGTACTGACGCTCTTTGACCTTGGATATGTCGATCTGCAAGATCGCTCAAACGCCGAAGTCCTACTGCGTCTGATAGGCAAAAAGGCTGTCGTGATGCTAGGAAACAAAAGCAACTCCAGTGACCTTGAAAAGATACAAAAAGAGGTGCAGGAGCGCTATCTCGTAAATTTCTCGATATTTCAAAGCTTGCCTGATTTTTGGGGACTAAAACAAAATTTCCCTATCATGCCGCTTGACAGGCTCGATGAGCGCCCTACTTTACCGGCCTCCATCTGGGACATCACGTGCGATAGCGACGGTGAGATAAGCTACAACGACGAGACGAACCCTCTCTTGCTTCACGATGTGGATGTCGAAAAAGAGGATTATTTCTTGGGATTTTTCCTGGTTGGAGCGTATCAAGAGGTACTTGGTATGAAGCACAACCTCTTCACTCACCCGACCGAAGCTACGATCGAGCTCACTCCGCAAGGATACGAGATAAAAGACCTGCTCGAAAGTCAGTCGATACTTGACATCATGGAGGACATGGACTACGATGTTTACGAGATCCAAGACACTCTAAACGAGCGCCTAGAGAAATCAGAACTCATAAACGATACCCAAAAGAAGCAGGTTTTAGGCGAGCTTTATCTGTTTTTAAACGACAATAGCTATTTAAAAACAATAAACTGA
- a CDS encoding NlpC/P60 family protein, producing the protein MIKQIALTAASMAFFAGCSFIAPTQNNNTKEDANILNKENIYAQDGVLQDYLNNKNANEDRKDKNFGSFFKKYMNTRAGRDCSGFVSIVNQKHANMYFDEKTINKYYDKGGRKSKAIYNFYQSQNLIIQENPKIGDLIFFSNTLGKGVQKNIDKQNVTHVGIVNEISPDGTIRFIHNSGGKIIHSYMNLNNKNTHLNGKKEINSYIVRCSKISCLASNRFAGYGKVK; encoded by the coding sequence ATGATAAAACAAATAGCTTTGACGGCCGCATCGATGGCGTTTTTTGCGGGTTGTAGCTTCATAGCACCGACGCAAAACAACAACACAAAAGAGGACGCAAACATATTAAACAAAGAAAATATCTACGCGCAAGATGGAGTTTTGCAAGATTACCTCAATAACAAAAATGCAAACGAAGACAGAAAAGATAAAAATTTCGGCTCGTTTTTCAAAAAATATATGAACACAAGAGCCGGCAGAGACTGCTCGGGCTTTGTCTCGATAGTCAATCAAAAGCACGCAAATATGTATTTTGACGAGAAAACCATCAACAAATACTACGATAAAGGCGGTAGGAAGTCAAAAGCGATATACAACTTTTACCAAAGTCAAAATTTGATAATCCAAGAAAACCCTAAAATAGGCGATCTGATATTTTTCTCAAACACACTAGGTAAGGGCGTCCAAAAAAATATCGATAAGCAAAACGTCACTCACGTCGGCATCGTAAATGAGATCTCGCCAGACGGTACGATCCGCTTCATACATAACTCCGGTGGCAAGATCATACACAGCTACATGAATCTAAACAACAAAAATACGCATCTAAACGGTAAAAAAGAGATCAACAGCTACATAGTAAGATGCTCTAAAATAAGCTGCCTGGCATCAAATAGATTTGCTGGCTACGGCAAGGTCAAGTAA
- the tmk gene encoding dTMP kinase, with the protein MYVLFEGVDGVGKSTQIEMIARAHENSFVTKEPGGTKIGQKLREILLGGDFKLSARAEILLFLADRAEHYQKMIKPNSSRLILSDRGFVSGVAYALANDASLKIDDLLWLNSFALEGKFADKIVFFEASEALIKKRLSSRGLTDAIEARGLKYLLKVQECMKEVLKAHKFNVLHIDASEDIATINAKIENFIKF; encoded by the coding sequence ATGTATGTTTTGTTTGAAGGCGTAGACGGAGTGGGCAAAAGTACGCAGATAGAGATGATAGCGCGTGCGCATGAGAATTCTTTCGTCACAAAAGAGCCGGGCGGCACGAAGATCGGCCAAAAGCTAAGAGAAATTTTGCTCGGAGGGGATTTTAAACTAAGTGCGAGAGCTGAAATTTTGCTATTTTTAGCCGATCGCGCCGAGCACTATCAAAAGATGATAAAGCCAAATTCTAGTAGGCTCATCCTTAGTGATAGAGGCTTCGTCTCCGGCGTCGCCTACGCCTTGGCAAACGACGCTTCGCTTAAAATAGACGATCTGCTTTGGCTAAATTCCTTTGCGCTTGAGGGCAAATTTGCCGACAAGATCGTATTTTTCGAAGCTAGCGAGGCCCTCATCAAAAAACGCCTGAGCTCGCGCGGTCTGACAGACGCGATAGAAGCTCGCGGACTGAAGTATCTTTTAAAGGTGCAAGAGTGTATGAAAGAGGTGCTTAAAGCTCATAAATTTAACGTGCTTCACATCGATGCTAGCGAGGATATAGCGACGATAAATGCAAAGATAGAAAATTTTATAAAATTTTGA
- the flgA gene encoding flagellar basal body P-ring formation chaperone FlgA, with protein sequence MYCVDSDKISLYTFGFEGENNEILNLEGKKAAKIETKKLHEILTANFKTYKDKSGGNVVFVSDCSLMDTVQMQFLKAISDEFEGISIKELIIEPQVRLPENFNELKLQNVFISGQDSSKGVFRASFEQPDLTSKSLFFKYSFRAKMPVFIAINKIEHNHILSLTDYQSSYIEFEKYQKDMFSSMPSSRLVARTAIKAGEVLSQRQFSAMSLVKRGDILNAVLNDGGLSVIVEVRALEDGNLGDIIKIRTKDNKILPASVSGKNQVTLR encoded by the coding sequence ATGTATTGCGTCGATAGTGATAAAATTTCACTTTATACATTCGGCTTTGAGGGCGAAAACAACGAAATTTTAAATCTTGAAGGCAAAAAAGCCGCAAAGATAGAAACCAAAAAGCTACATGAAATTTTGACTGCAAATTTTAAAACATATAAAGATAAAAGCGGCGGCAATGTCGTATTTGTAAGCGACTGCTCGCTCATGGATACGGTGCAAATGCAGTTTTTAAAAGCTATCAGCGACGAATTTGAAGGTATCAGCATAAAAGAGCTAATCATCGAGCCGCAGGTCAGGCTGCCTGAAAATTTTAACGAGCTGAAGCTGCAAAATGTATTCATAAGCGGTCAAGACAGCTCAAAAGGCGTATTTCGTGCGTCGTTCGAGCAGCCCGATCTCACCTCCAAAAGCCTTTTTTTCAAATACTCTTTTAGAGCCAAAATGCCCGTATTCATCGCGATAAATAAGATAGAACATAACCATATCCTAAGCCTAACGGACTATCAGTCAAGCTACATAGAATTTGAAAAATATCAAAAAGATATGTTTTCAAGCATGCCCTCCTCAAGGCTGGTCGCGAGGACTGCCATAAAAGCCGGCGAAGTGCTCTCACAAAGGCAATTTTCAGCCATGTCGCTCGTAAAAAGAGGCGACATCCTAAACGCCGTGCTAAACGATGGCGGGCTTAGCGTGATAGTCGAGGTCAGAGCGCTTGAGGACGGAAATTTAGGCGATATAATCAAAATTCGCACGAAAGATAATAAAATTTTACCGGCTAGCGTGTCGGGGAAAAATCAGGTGACCTTAAGATGA
- a CDS encoding molybdopterin molybdotransferase MoeA, with protein MLVNEALEKILSNLNALNLGEKIPLHEAYGRILSEDIVAVKNLPCFDNSALDGYAVCFNKKDKPYKMIDCVFAGDKRTTSIKDNECIKIMTGAKMPLGADTVMRFEDCLVDGDLVYAPENLRKGDAHRFAGEEVKAGEILIKKGTLLNTRAVMMLAAQGISFVSVCIKPRIGIYSSGDELKEPWQNADNDEIYNANALGVAAILRSAGLESSYLGIIKDDLEATKEAFDQISKFDVIVCSGGASKGEADFMKSALIALGFEELFEKINLRPGGPCKAYVKDTKIVFILPGNPMAAYLCAYLLILPALLGKQHEKQLVRISENLKLKSGRSNVVFGTIEGDKFYVTDHNKYGSGMIKPLLKSNAIYLSDPNESEILENSEIFAIRLP; from the coding sequence ATGCTGGTAAATGAAGCACTTGAAAAGATACTATCAAATTTAAACGCTTTAAATTTAGGCGAGAAAATCCCTCTACACGAGGCATACGGCAGAATTTTGAGCGAAGATATCGTAGCTGTTAAAAACCTGCCCTGCTTTGACAACTCCGCACTCGACGGATACGCGGTTTGCTTTAATAAAAAGGATAAACCCTATAAGATGATCGACTGCGTATTTGCGGGCGACAAACGCACGACTAGCATAAAAGACAATGAGTGTATCAAGATAATGACGGGGGCTAAAATGCCCCTTGGTGCAGACACTGTGATGCGCTTTGAGGACTGTCTAGTCGATGGCGATCTAGTCTATGCGCCTGAAAATTTAAGGAAAGGCGACGCTCACCGCTTTGCAGGAGAAGAGGTAAAAGCGGGCGAAATTTTGATAAAAAAAGGAACTTTGCTAAACACACGCGCCGTGATGATGCTAGCAGCCCAGGGCATAAGCTTTGTCAGCGTTTGCATAAAGCCTCGCATCGGGATCTATTCAAGCGGAGATGAGCTAAAAGAGCCTTGGCAAAATGCCGACAATGATGAAATTTACAACGCAAACGCACTTGGCGTGGCGGCGATCTTACGCTCGGCAGGCCTTGAGAGCTCGTATCTTGGCATCATAAAAGACGATCTAGAGGCGACAAAGGAAGCTTTCGATCAAATTTCAAAATTTGACGTGATCGTTTGCTCGGGAGGGGCTAGCAAAGGTGAAGCGGACTTTATGAAAAGCGCACTCATTGCACTTGGCTTTGAAGAGCTTTTTGAAAAGATAAATTTACGTCCGGGCGGACCTTGCAAGGCTTACGTCAAAGATACCAAGATCGTTTTCATCCTGCCGGGCAATCCTATGGCGGCTTATTTGTGCGCGTATCTGCTCATCTTGCCGGCACTTTTAGGCAAGCAACACGAGAAGCAACTAGTCAGGATAAGTGAAAATTTAAAGCTGAAATCAGGCCGCTCAAATGTCGTCTTTGGCACGATCGAGGGCGATAAATTTTATGTGACTGATCACAACAAATACGGCTCGGGCATGATAAAACCTCTCTTAAAAAGCAATGCGATATATTTGTCCGATCCAAACGAGAGCGAAATTTTAGAAAATTCTGAAATTTTTGCGATAAGGCTGCCTTGA
- the hisS gene encoding histidine--tRNA ligase, giving the protein MITALRGMKDMLPPRSELYEYIVKVCESVAKNYGYKQIFTPHLEETILFKRSVGESSDIVGKEMYQFIDKGENDVCLRPEGTAGVVRAFIEAKLDRAGGVHRCFYHGSMFRYERPQKGRLREFHQFGVECFGEASVYEDASIILMINEIFTHLGIKTTLKINSLGDANSMSAYRAKLLKFLDAHEGEICEDCRRRKATNPIRVLDCKVEKCQEIYKNAPLMIDSLSPEAAADFERLKQILKANGVSYEIDPKLVRGLDYYCKTAFEFISNEIGSQSAVAGGGRYDRLVEYLGGKASYGVGFAMGIERIMEIIGERDKEREGIYLCAMDERNLDFVYELGIALRRKFKVEISYEAKKLQKHLQNADSKGAKIFLCLGENEMKSDQIWYKNLLTKTEKTINLDDLEKELSGE; this is encoded by the coding sequence ATGATAACGGCACTTCGCGGTATGAAAGACATGCTGCCGCCACGAAGCGAACTTTACGAATACATCGTCAAAGTATGCGAAAGCGTGGCGAAAAACTACGGATACAAGCAGATCTTCACACCGCACCTTGAGGAGACGATACTTTTTAAAAGAAGCGTCGGGGAAAGCAGCGATATCGTGGGCAAGGAGATGTATCAGTTCATCGACAAAGGCGAAAACGACGTTTGCTTGCGTCCGGAGGGCACGGCCGGCGTCGTGCGCGCATTTATCGAGGCAAAGCTAGATCGTGCCGGCGGTGTGCATAGATGCTTTTACCACGGCTCGATGTTTCGTTACGAGCGTCCGCAAAAGGGTCGCTTGCGCGAATTTCATCAGTTTGGCGTAGAGTGCTTTGGCGAGGCCAGCGTCTATGAGGATGCGAGCATCATTTTGATGATAAACGAAATTTTCACTCATCTTGGCATCAAGACCACGCTTAAGATAAATTCCCTCGGAGATGCGAATTCTATGAGCGCTTATAGAGCTAAACTGCTTAAATTCCTAGACGCTCATGAGGGTGAAATTTGCGAGGATTGCAGGCGCAGAAAGGCTACGAACCCTATCCGCGTGCTTGACTGCAAGGTCGAGAAATGTCAAGAAATTTACAAAAACGCCCCTTTGATGATAGATAGCCTCAGTCCTGAAGCGGCGGCTGATTTTGAGAGATTAAAGCAAATTTTAAAGGCAAACGGCGTCAGCTACGAGATAGATCCTAAGCTTGTGCGCGGGCTTGATTATTACTGTAAAACGGCGTTTGAATTCATCAGCAACGAGATCGGCTCGCAAAGTGCGGTCGCAGGAGGCGGCAGATATGACAGACTAGTCGAGTATCTAGGCGGAAAGGCTAGCTACGGAGTGGGCTTTGCGATGGGTATAGAGCGCATAATGGAGATCATCGGCGAGCGTGACAAAGAGCGTGAGGGCATATATCTTTGCGCTATGGACGAGCGAAATTTAGACTTCGTCTATGAGCTTGGCATCGCTTTGAGGCGAAAATTTAAAGTAGAAATAAGCTACGAGGCGAAAAAACTGCAAAAGCATCTGCAAAATGCCGATAGCAAAGGCGCTAAAATTTTCCTTTGCCTTGGTGAAAACGAGATGAAGAGCGATCAAATTTGGTATAAAAATTTACTCACAAAGACCGAGAAAACGATAAATTTAGACGATCTTGAAAAGGAGCTTAGCGGTGAATGA
- the murA gene encoding UDP-N-acetylglucosamine 1-carboxyvinyltransferase: MHYLQIEGNAKLSGKVEISGAKNAALPLIALTLLAKNEVKLSNIPNVADIKTLAQLLRNLGASCEFENENLLKIDTGGVNSTMANYDIVRKMRASILTLGPLLARFGHCEVSLPGGCAIGQRPIDLHLSALEKMGASIEIKQGYIVASAPDGLKAASIVFDKITVTGSENIIMAAALAHGTTQLLNVAKEPEVVQICEVLAASGVKIEGIGTSELSITGTDGKLLDIGDVEVIPDRIEAGTYLCAGAITNSRISISKANANHMLAMLAKLEEMGFGIKIYDDEITILPAKEIKPCEIITTEYPGFPTDMQAQFMALSLIANGVSVIDERLFENRFMHVSELARMGADIRLNGHIASVYGGKELNAADVMATDLRASSALILAALVAKGTSRVHRIYHLDRGYENLEAKFKRLGANITRLEE; the protein is encoded by the coding sequence ATGCATTATTTGCAAATAGAAGGAAACGCAAAGCTTAGCGGCAAGGTCGAGATAAGCGGAGCAAAAAACGCCGCACTGCCGCTAATAGCGCTCACATTGCTAGCTAAAAACGAGGTTAAGCTAAGCAATATCCCAAATGTGGCCGATATCAAAACCCTGGCTCAATTGCTTAGAAATTTAGGCGCTAGCTGTGAATTTGAAAATGAAAATTTGCTAAAGATCGACACCGGCGGCGTAAATTCCACTATGGCAAACTATGACATCGTGCGAAAGATGAGAGCCTCCATACTGACGCTAGGCCCACTTTTAGCGCGTTTTGGACATTGCGAAGTGAGTCTGCCAGGAGGCTGCGCTATCGGTCAGCGTCCGATCGATCTGCATCTTAGCGCTCTTGAAAAAATGGGAGCGAGCATAGAGATAAAGCAAGGCTATATCGTAGCTAGCGCTCCTGACGGGCTAAAGGCTGCTAGCATAGTGTTTGACAAGATAACGGTGACCGGCAGCGAAAATATCATCATGGCGGCAGCTTTAGCTCACGGCACGACGCAGCTTTTAAACGTCGCAAAAGAGCCAGAAGTCGTGCAAATTTGTGAGGTCTTGGCCGCTAGCGGCGTAAAGATAGAGGGTATCGGCACGAGCGAGCTTAGCATAACAGGAACCGACGGCAAGCTCTTAGATATCGGCGATGTGGAGGTGATCCCGGATAGGATAGAGGCCGGCACGTACCTTTGCGCCGGTGCGATAACGAATTCGCGTATAAGCATAAGCAAAGCAAATGCCAATCACATGCTCGCGATGTTAGCAAAGCTTGAAGAGATGGGCTTTGGCATAAAGATATATGATGACGAGATCACGATACTGCCGGCTAAGGAGATAAAGCCTTGCGAGATAATAACGACCGAATATCCGGGCTTTCCCACAGATATGCAGGCTCAGTTCATGGCGCTATCGCTCATCGCAAACGGCGTTAGCGTGATAGATGAGAGGCTGTTTGAAAACCGCTTCATGCACGTAAGCGAGCTTGCCAGGATGGGTGCTGATATCCGTCTAAACGGCCATATAGCAAGCGTTTATGGCGGTAAAGAGCTGAACGCTGCAGATGTCATGGCGACCGATCTTAGAGCGAGCTCGGCACTTATCTTAGCCGCTCTCGTCGCAAAGGGAACCAGCCGTGTGCACAGGATCTACCACCTTGACCGCGGATATGAAAATTTAGAGGCGAAATTTAAGCGACTTGGTGCGAATATCACGAGACTGGAGGAGTGA
- a CDS encoding UbiX family flavin prenyltransferase translates to MKKVIVAITGASGVCLGFDFLKTAVKFCEIHCVISKNAMRVLNDEMGIILDTHSKKGIVLASSASLNNALNLDTVFRSPNAKFYDDEDIGAALASGSFGADAMMIAPCSINTLAKISCGLADTLITRAAAVMLKERKRLVLGVREMPFSTISLRQMSELSELGVIIAPPILGYYAHADTLSDMQNFIIGKWLDALGIENEIYKRWKI, encoded by the coding sequence ATGAAAAAAGTGATCGTGGCGATAACTGGCGCCAGCGGCGTATGTTTGGGCTTTGACTTTCTAAAAACAGCCGTTAAATTTTGCGAGATCCACTGTGTCATCAGTAAAAATGCGATGCGTGTTTTAAACGATGAAATGGGCATAATCCTGGACACTCACAGCAAAAAGGGCATAGTCTTGGCAAGTAGCGCCAGTTTAAACAATGCTTTGAATTTAGACACTGTTTTTAGAAGCCCGAATGCTAAATTTTATGATGACGAGGACATCGGTGCGGCTCTTGCTTCGGGCTCTTTTGGGGCTGATGCGATGATGATCGCCCCCTGCTCCATCAACACCCTAGCCAAGATCTCATGCGGGCTGGCCGATACGCTCATCACTAGAGCCGCGGCAGTGATGTTAAAGGAGCGCAAAAGGCTGGTGCTTGGCGTGCGCGAGATGCCCTTTTCTACCATTTCGCTTCGTCAAATGAGCGAGCTAAGCGAGCTTGGTGTCATCATAGCACCCCCTATTTTAGGGTATTATGCGCATGCAGATACTCTTAGCGATATGCAAAATTTTATTATCGGCAAGTGGCTTGACGCGCTTGGCATCGAAAACGAAATTTATAAAAGGTGGAAAATTTGA
- a CDS encoding rhomboid family intramembrane serine protease, producing the protein MRVTYALIALNLALYGFVNFSANSSSLESMLGLNIGFFTLEWPLLLQPLTSMFMHGSPSHIAMNMVVLFQFGSVLERHLGSLRFFLVYMIGGVLTSLLSLSYIYYAYVSDGSFVNLVGASGAICVLLGVLAFLDKSSRLGLVIAILLMSFVPLALGVNIAWYAHIIGFVLGFLYAKIAFKRAVV; encoded by the coding sequence ATGCGCGTTACATACGCGCTCATCGCACTAAATTTAGCCCTTTACGGCTTTGTAAATTTCTCCGCGAACTCCAGCTCACTTGAGTCCATGCTAGGCCTTAACATCGGCTTTTTCACGCTTGAGTGGCCACTTTTACTTCAGCCGCTAACCTCGATGTTCATGCACGGCTCACCATCGCATATAGCCATGAATATGGTTGTGCTATTTCAGTTTGGCTCGGTTTTGGAGCGCCATCTTGGCTCTTTGCGCTTTTTTCTAGTTTATATGATAGGCGGGGTCTTGACCTCTTTGCTTAGTCTTTCTTATATTTATTATGCTTATGTAAGCGACGGCTCGTTTGTAAATTTAGTCGGCGCTAGCGGCGCGATCTGTGTGCTTCTTGGAGTGCTTGCGTTTTTAGATAAGAGCTCGAGGCTAGGGCTGGTGATCGCGATATTACTGATGAGCTTCGTGCCGCTCGCACTTGGTGTGAATATAGCCTGGTACGCGCATATCATCGGCTTTGTCCTGGGCTTTTTATATGCAAAGATAGCCTTTAAAAGAGCGGTCGTATGA
- the coaD gene encoding pantetheine-phosphate adenylyltransferase, which yields MKRSCIYPGTFDPITNGHLDVIKRAVKIFDRVIVAVAKSDSKNPMFGFDERVTMVERSVEGLKNVSVEGFDNLLVDFAKSHEINTVIRGLRAVSDFEYELQIGYANAALWSEFETVYLMPSLKNAFISSSIVRSVLRHEGDVSALVPSQIFSLLKD from the coding sequence TTGAAAAGATCATGCATCTATCCTGGCACGTTTGATCCTATAACAAACGGCCATCTAGACGTCATCAAGCGCGCCGTGAAAATCTTTGACCGCGTCATCGTGGCCGTGGCAAAAAGCGACAGCAAAAACCCGATGTTTGGCTTTGATGAGCGCGTGACGATGGTAGAGCGCTCGGTAGAGGGGCTAAAAAACGTAAGTGTCGAGGGCTTTGACAATCTGCTCGTTGATTTTGCAAAGTCGCACGAGATAAATACCGTCATCAGAGGGCTTCGAGCGGTCAGCGACTTTGAATACGAGCTTCAGATCGGCTACGCCAACGCCGCCCTTTGGAGCGAATTTGAGACGGTTTATCTGATGCCAAGCCTCAAAAACGCTTTCATCTCAAGCTCGATAGTGCGCTCCGTTTTACGCCATGAAGGCGACGTGAGCGCCCTCGTCCCCAGTCAAATTTTCTCACTCTTAAAGGACTAA